From the genome of Longimicrobium sp., one region includes:
- a CDS encoding helix-turn-helix transcriptional regulator: MDIPRLSAKEAEILRLLIANGEMYGLELVNASERLKRGTVYVTLGRMSEKGFVDSRQEELGIGDGPPKRLYRITGLGARALHASEAGRLAMEAAWAT, translated from the coding sequence ATGGACATTCCACGACTCTCCGCGAAGGAAGCCGAGATCCTCCGCCTCCTGATCGCAAATGGCGAAATGTACGGGCTCGAGCTGGTGAACGCGTCCGAGCGGCTCAAGCGGGGAACAGTGTATGTTACCCTTGGTCGGATGAGTGAAAAAGGTTTCGTGGACTCGCGTCAGGAGGAACTGGGTATTGGCGATGGCCCTCCCAAGCGATTGTATCGCATTACGGGATTGGGCGCTCGAGCCCTTCATGCTTCGGAGGCCGGGCGCCTTGCCATGGAGGCCGCATGGGCAACCTGA
- a CDS encoding HD domain-containing protein, translating to MDEQLRREILARTEAHVRREMSGEGTGHDWWHVHRVRRTALRLAEEEGADPYVTELAALLHDVADHKFHGGDHTAGPRAARAWLEAAGAEPETVDHVCEIVAGLSFKGAGVPTPMRTPEGRVVQDADRLDALGAVGIARAFAYGGSRGRPLHDPDAAPEMHDSFEAYKSGAGATTAHFHEKLLLLRDRMNTAAARRVAEGRHRFMEAFLARFHAEWEGEDGMETDGGGDG from the coding sequence ATGGACGAGCAGCTGCGGCGGGAGATCCTCGCGCGCACCGAGGCGCACGTGCGGCGCGAGATGAGCGGCGAGGGGACGGGGCACGACTGGTGGCATGTGCACCGCGTCCGCCGGACGGCGCTGCGGCTGGCGGAGGAGGAGGGCGCGGACCCATACGTGACGGAGTTGGCCGCGCTGCTGCACGATGTGGCCGACCACAAGTTCCACGGCGGCGACCACACCGCCGGCCCGCGCGCCGCCCGCGCCTGGCTCGAAGCCGCCGGCGCGGAGCCGGAGACCGTCGACCACGTCTGCGAGATCGTGGCCGGGCTGTCGTTCAAGGGCGCGGGCGTCCCGACGCCGATGCGCACGCCGGAGGGCCGCGTGGTGCAGGACGCCGATCGCCTGGACGCGCTCGGCGCGGTGGGGATCGCGCGGGCGTTCGCGTACGGCGGCAGCCGAGGGCGCCCGCTGCACGACCCCGACGCGGCGCCGGAGATGCACGACAGCTTCGAGGCCTACAAGTCCGGAGCGGGCGCGACGACGGCGCACTTCCACGAGAAGCTCCTCCTCCTCCGCGACCGGATGAACACCGCCGCCGCGCGCCGCGTGGCCGAGGGGCGGCACCGCTTCATGGAGGCGTTCCTGGCGCGCTTCCACGCCGAGTGGGAGGGAGAGGACGGGATGGAGACGGATGGCGGCGGAGACGGCTGA
- a CDS encoding DUF1835 domain-containing protein produces MLHVTNGDAAAGKMRAAGIEGEILPWRDVLHDGPVPAGLPLAELSAVRARFIADGDWDEEIARQFEERDRALAGYRGHDETVLWFEHDLYDQLQLAQVLDFLGEEALGATRLTLVCGAEYLGNSAPARLAERFAERSEVTEAEMLLARDAWAAFRSPDPTAIVALLDEDSSALPFLAAALERHLEQFPSVRNGLSRSEQQALEAIAAGAETVRDAYLASHPRREDPIWLGDSWFGWYLQNLAAGPSPLVRLEGNGAGGDEDAVLSHRVALTDAGRAVMDGREDHVRLNGIDRWLGGVHLHGRESPWRWDTEVARLVAT; encoded by the coding sequence ATGCTCCACGTGACCAACGGCGACGCCGCGGCCGGCAAGATGCGCGCGGCGGGAATCGAGGGCGAGATCCTTCCCTGGCGCGACGTGCTGCACGACGGCCCGGTGCCCGCCGGCCTCCCCCTGGCGGAGCTGAGCGCCGTGCGCGCGCGCTTCATCGCCGACGGCGACTGGGACGAAGAGATCGCGCGCCAATTCGAGGAGCGCGACCGCGCGCTGGCCGGGTATCGGGGGCACGACGAGACGGTGCTCTGGTTCGAGCACGACCTGTACGACCAGCTGCAGCTGGCGCAGGTGCTGGATTTCCTGGGCGAAGAGGCGCTCGGCGCCACGCGGCTGACGCTCGTCTGCGGGGCGGAGTACCTGGGGAACTCGGCGCCGGCGCGGCTGGCGGAGCGGTTCGCCGAGCGCAGCGAGGTGACGGAGGCGGAGATGCTGCTGGCGCGCGACGCCTGGGCCGCCTTCCGCTCTCCCGATCCCACGGCAATCGTCGCGCTGCTGGACGAGGACTCGTCGGCGCTGCCGTTCCTGGCGGCGGCACTGGAGCGGCACCTGGAGCAGTTCCCCTCCGTCCGCAACGGCCTGTCGCGCAGCGAGCAGCAGGCGCTGGAGGCCATCGCCGCCGGCGCCGAGACGGTGCGCGATGCCTACCTCGCCTCGCACCCGCGGCGCGAGGACCCGATCTGGCTCGGCGACAGCTGGTTCGGGTGGTATCTCCAGAACCTGGCCGCCGGCCCGTCACCCCTGGTGAGGCTGGAGGGGAACGGGGCCGGGGGGGATGAAGATGCCGTGCTCTCGCATCGCGTGGCGCTGACGGACGCCGGCCGCGCGGTGATGGACGGGCGCGAGGACCACGTGCGGCTGAACGGGATCGACCGCTGGCTCGGCGGTGTCCATCTCCACGGCCGTGAATCCCCATGGCGGTGGGACACCGAGGTCGCGCGTCTCGTCGCGACGTAG
- a CDS encoding TlpA disulfide reductase family protein produces MDRITRILPYAALVAAAVLVVVLGKQKGDLITRYNDLQTRYVKALREPLPNSYMPAFQTATLDGQPVTVGQLPQAGRQVLLVYTTTCPYCKASLPAWKRIATTLDTMTSPRAQVYGVSLDSVDVTRRYAARNALPYPTIRFPEEKLVSMYRAGAVPLTLVLDENGRTVYSRLGEISTPAAIDSVIAAVKQKPQPARPRPAAPPAPPAPNTSPGRSAS; encoded by the coding sequence ATGGACCGCATCACGCGCATCCTGCCGTACGCGGCGCTGGTGGCGGCGGCGGTGCTGGTGGTGGTGCTCGGCAAGCAGAAGGGCGACCTGATCACCCGCTACAACGACCTGCAGACGCGCTACGTGAAGGCGCTGCGCGAGCCGCTTCCCAACTCGTACATGCCGGCGTTCCAGACGGCCACGCTCGACGGGCAGCCGGTCACCGTCGGCCAGCTTCCGCAGGCGGGGCGGCAGGTGCTGCTGGTCTACACCACCACCTGCCCGTACTGCAAGGCGTCGCTCCCGGCGTGGAAGCGCATCGCCACCACCCTCGACACGATGACGTCGCCGCGCGCGCAGGTGTACGGCGTGTCGCTGGACTCCGTCGACGTCACCCGGCGCTACGCCGCGCGCAACGCGCTGCCGTATCCCACCATCCGCTTCCCCGAGGAGAAGCTCGTCTCCATGTACCGCGCGGGCGCCGTGCCACTGACGCTGGTGCTGGACGAGAACGGCCGCACCGTCTACAGCCGCCTGGGCGAGATCTCCACCCCCGCGGCCATCGACTCGGTGATCGCCGCGGTGAAGCAGAAGCCGCAGCCGGCGCGCCCGCGTCCCGCCGCCCCGCCCGCCCCGCCCGCCCCGAACACGTCGCCGGGGCGCTCGGCGAGCTGA
- a CDS encoding MBL fold metallo-hydrolase: MAAETADLGGGAYVLRGAVNSGLVETENGLLAVDTGLDRGAANRVARAAEELGRPLVAILNTHAHADHHGGNAHLVRRLGIPVHAPAVEEAVIREPRYEPVYLYGGAAPVSALTSKFLQAEPSPVDHVVRAGETVTIDGRALEIVDLAGHSLAQVGVRAGDVLFVADGFFGREPLEKHGVPYLVDAGRWMETLRALGGMDAAWMVPGHGEPLDDPRETLALNLAVLQRASDWLRDRFRRGPARTEDLLVEFAGAMGMRLVDPPSYALNRAAMLGFLSTLEREGAVRVMIDGGRWTWLPAEG; encoded by the coding sequence ATGGCGGCGGAGACGGCTGACCTGGGTGGCGGCGCGTACGTGCTGCGCGGCGCCGTCAACAGCGGGCTGGTGGAGACGGAGAACGGGCTCCTGGCCGTCGACACGGGGCTGGACCGCGGCGCCGCCAACCGCGTCGCGCGCGCGGCGGAGGAGCTCGGCCGGCCCCTCGTCGCCATCCTCAACACCCACGCGCACGCCGACCACCACGGCGGCAACGCGCACCTCGTCCGCCGGCTCGGCATCCCCGTCCACGCGCCGGCGGTGGAGGAGGCGGTGATCCGCGAGCCGCGCTACGAGCCCGTGTACCTGTACGGCGGCGCCGCGCCCGTCTCCGCGCTCACCAGCAAGTTCCTGCAGGCCGAGCCCTCGCCCGTGGACCACGTGGTGCGCGCGGGCGAAACGGTGACGATCGACGGCCGCGCGCTGGAGATCGTGGACCTGGCGGGGCACAGCCTGGCGCAGGTGGGCGTCCGCGCGGGCGACGTGCTCTTCGTGGCGGACGGCTTCTTCGGGCGCGAGCCGCTGGAGAAGCACGGCGTCCCCTATCTCGTCGACGCGGGGCGGTGGATGGAGACGCTGCGCGCGCTGGGCGGGATGGACGCGGCGTGGATGGTCCCCGGCCACGGCGAGCCGCTCGACGACCCGCGGGAGACGCTGGCGCTGAACCTCGCCGTCCTCCAGCGCGCGTCCGACTGGCTGCGCGACCGCTTCCGCCGCGGTCCCGCGCGCACCGAGGACCTGCTCGTCGAGTTCGCCGGGGCGATGGGGATGCGCCTGGTCGACCCGCCCTCCTACGCGCTCAACCGCGCCGCCATGCTCGGCTTCCTCTCCACTCTCGAGCGCGAGGGCGCCGTGCGCGTGATGATCGACGGCGGCCGCTGGACGTGGCTCCCCGCCGAGGGGTGA
- a CDS encoding DUF4383 domain-containing protein: MKSLSQTVALAFGAVFILVALLGFISAGGTSMAADMATAPKLLGLFPVNLLHNVVHLLFGVWGIVASRTWSAANTYCRIGGAIYIVLAILGFIAPTTFGLIPIGGNDVWLHALLGIVLAGVGFTDRAPAGVPAS, translated from the coding sequence ATGAAGTCGTTGTCGCAGACGGTCGCGCTGGCATTCGGCGCGGTGTTCATCCTGGTGGCGCTGCTCGGGTTCATCTCCGCGGGCGGCACCTCGATGGCGGCGGACATGGCCACCGCGCCGAAGCTGCTCGGGCTGTTCCCGGTGAACCTGCTGCACAACGTGGTGCACCTGCTGTTCGGGGTGTGGGGGATCGTGGCGTCGCGCACCTGGTCGGCGGCCAACACGTACTGCCGGATCGGCGGCGCCATCTACATCGTGCTGGCGATCCTGGGCTTCATCGCGCCGACGACGTTCGGGCTGATCCCCATCGGCGGGAACGACGTGTGGCTGCACGCGCTGCTCGGCATCGTGCTAGCCGGCGTCGGCTTTACGGACCGCGCTCCGGCGGGCGTGCCGGCGTCCTGA
- a CDS encoding M28 family peptidase → MTRTLSRLLPLLALAATPLAAQAPDPWAGLGRPRTHAPTPTTAAINPADLMTRLYAFSDDSMGGRLIASEGNRKGVEYIASELRRFGLQPAGDNGTFFQAIPYVERVMDTTATLNAGGQRLRAWVDYLPRDNGSGARSLEGVQVVYAGMMADSAHMVDSAAVAGKLVVVALGPGFVGNPPGTVSRPAITRRYRRAAGIAIAGLDDITPASLAIYRQPLQVMQGGQSPELPAYMYVTKRAAAALLGADPATLQPGATGGTVTGGPRFIERPVPISARNVVAVLPGSDPALRREYVALGAHNDHVGEGGDPVANDSIYVVNHLFRTEGADDPAPRLTAEQQAQVNGILATIRQRTGGTSARGDTIYNGADDDGSGSMGLLEIAQYFASRPHPKRSLLFVWHVGEEAGLLGSEYFTDHPTVPRESIVAQLNMDMIGRGGADDVTGSSKDGAKLHGGPGYVQLVGSRRLSTELGDLAETVNRQGNHGLNFDYAMDANGHPQNIYCRSDHYEYARYGIPIIFFTTGGHADYHQVTDEPQHIDYARLAQVANYVADLATHVANLDHRPVVDHPKPDPNGRCVQ, encoded by the coding sequence ATGACACGCACGCTTTCGAGGCTCCTTCCGCTGCTGGCGCTGGCCGCGACGCCCCTGGCCGCGCAGGCTCCGGACCCGTGGGCGGGGCTGGGCCGCCCGCGCACGCACGCGCCCACGCCCACCACCGCCGCCATCAATCCCGCCGACCTGATGACGCGGCTGTACGCCTTCTCCGACGACTCCATGGGCGGGCGGCTGATCGCCTCGGAGGGGAACCGGAAGGGGGTGGAGTACATCGCCAGCGAGCTGCGGCGCTTCGGGCTGCAGCCGGCCGGCGACAACGGCACCTTCTTCCAGGCCATCCCCTACGTCGAGCGGGTGATGGACACCACCGCCACGCTCAACGCCGGTGGCCAGCGACTGCGCGCCTGGGTGGACTATCTCCCGCGCGACAACGGCTCCGGCGCGCGCTCGCTGGAGGGGGTGCAGGTGGTGTACGCGGGGATGATGGCCGATTCCGCGCACATGGTGGACTCGGCCGCGGTGGCCGGGAAGCTGGTGGTGGTGGCCCTCGGCCCCGGCTTCGTGGGCAACCCGCCGGGGACCGTCAGCCGCCCCGCCATCACCCGCCGCTACCGCCGCGCCGCGGGGATCGCCATCGCCGGGCTCGACGACATCACCCCCGCGTCGCTGGCCATCTACCGCCAGCCGCTGCAGGTGATGCAGGGCGGCCAGTCTCCCGAGCTTCCCGCGTACATGTACGTGACGAAGCGGGCGGCCGCGGCGCTGCTGGGCGCGGACCCGGCGACGCTGCAGCCGGGTGCCACGGGCGGCACGGTGACGGGCGGGCCGCGCTTCATCGAGCGGCCGGTGCCCATCTCCGCGCGCAACGTGGTGGCGGTGCTGCCGGGGAGCGACCCCGCGCTGCGCCGCGAGTACGTCGCGCTCGGCGCGCACAACGACCACGTGGGCGAAGGCGGCGACCCCGTCGCGAACGACTCCATCTACGTCGTCAACCACCTCTTCCGCACCGAGGGCGCCGACGATCCGGCCCCGCGGCTGACGGCCGAGCAGCAGGCGCAGGTGAACGGCATCCTGGCCACCATCCGCCAGCGCACCGGCGGCACGTCCGCGCGCGGCGACACCATCTACAACGGCGCCGACGACGACGGCTCGGGGTCGATGGGGCTGCTGGAGATCGCCCAGTACTTCGCCTCGCGGCCGCATCCCAAGCGCTCGCTGCTGTTCGTGTGGCACGTGGGCGAGGAGGCGGGGCTGCTCGGCTCGGAGTACTTCACCGACCATCCCACGGTGCCGCGCGAGTCCATCGTCGCGCAGCTGAACATGGACATGATCGGCCGCGGCGGCGCGGACGACGTCACCGGCTCCAGCAAGGACGGCGCGAAGCTGCACGGCGGGCCGGGCTACGTGCAGCTGGTGGGCTCGCGGCGGCTGTCGACGGAGCTGGGCGACCTGGCCGAGACGGTGAACCGCCAGGGGAACCACGGGCTGAACTTCGACTACGCGATGGACGCCAACGGGCACCCGCAGAACATCTACTGCCGCAGCGACCACTACGAGTACGCGCGCTACGGCATACCCATCATCTTCTTCACCACCGGCGGGCACGCGGACTACCACCAGGTGACCGACGAGCCGCAGCACATCGACTACGCGCGGCTGGCGCAGGTGGCCAACTACGTGGCCGACCTGGCGACGCACGTGGCCAACCTCGACCATCGCCCGGTCGTCGATCACCCGAAGCCCGACCCGAACGGCCGCTGCGTGCAGTAG